Part of the Pyxidicoccus trucidator genome is shown below.
ACGCGCGGCATGCGGAGCAGCTGCTGACCTGGGCCCGCGAGACGCTGCGGCGTCCGGTACGCGCGGCCGTGGTGACACACTTCCACGTGGACAGGACTGGCGGGGTGCCCGCGCTCGTGGCCCAGGGCCTTCCGGTGTACGGACTGGAGGACACCGTGAAGCTCGCGAAGGAGCGCGGCATGCCCGTGCCGCCGCGCACCGTCTCGCAGGACCAGGCGCTCGGGCCCATCGAGGTCTTCTTCCCCGGTGCGGGGCATGCGCGAGACAACCTCGTGGTGTGGCACAAGGACAGCGGCGTCCTGTTCGGCGGGTGCTTCGTGAAGGACGGCGCCGCGAAGGACCTGGGCAACGTGGCGGACGCGGACGTGGCAGCCTGGCCCGCGAGCCTGGAGCGCACGCGCCAGCGCTTCCCCGAGATGCAGGTGGTGGTGCCCGGCCACGGCCAGCCCGGCGGCCCGGAGCTGCTGACGCACACGCGGGCCCTGCTTCACTGAAGCGCTCCACAAGTTCCCAACAGCGGTGCCCGGCGGACTGTGCCTGCTTGTCGGGTCGCCGCGGGCCGTGAGCGTTCGACAGCGCACGTGAAGTGGGTCACTCCGTGCTCGGCCGCCTGCTCACATCCGTCAGACCCTGGACATCCCATGCGGTCCGAAGGACCCCGGTGAATGGGCGGCCGATTCCACCGTCCCTACCGTGCCCGTGGAGAATCGCGGGCCGGCGATGGGGATGGAGGGGCGACATGAAACGTGTAGCGGCGGTGGCGGTGCTCGCGATGGCCTTGGGGGGATGCACGGCTTCGAAGATGGAACAGAGGAACGGTTGCTGGGTCCGGCAGGTCCGCACGTTCCCCTCCTCGGTGAAGGAAGACATTGGCCCCTGTGCACGGCCAACCCCGGTCTGGTCCGAGGACCGACTGACGCGGCTGGTGCAGGAGTGCGTGATGCACGCGGACTACCGGTGGCAGAGCAGTGCGTTGGTGGCCTGGAACCGGGGCGAGCCACTGCCCGAGCGCGAGCCGGAGGAGAAGGTGCTCGGGGCCTGCATGGCGCGGGCGGAGACGGTGCTGAACGCGGAGAAGGGCTCGGTGGAGCAGCGCCTGAGCGAAGTCTCCAAGGAGCGGGACACGCTCAAGGCCAGCATGGAGAAGGAGCGCGCCGAGCACCAGGCGAGCCTCGAGAAGGCACGCTCGCAGCACGACGCCTACCTGCAGCAGGCACGCTCGCAGCACGATGCCAGCATGGAGCGGGCGCAGAACCAACTGCACGAGAGCAACAACCGCCTGACGGAGGTGCTGGGCGAGGCGGCGAAGAAGCCCGCACCCAATGCGGTGGCGACGGCGACGGCCACGTCCACCAGCGAGGGCAAGGCGAATACCCAGAGCGACTCGCTCGCGCGGGGTGACTCGGCGTCACGAGGTGACTCCACTTCGCGCGGTGACTCCAACTCCCGACGGGATTCGACGTCCCGGGGACCGACAGTGGCGAAGCCGATTGCCGGCACACCGCTGCCCATGTGCCCGGTTCCCTCGGTGGCGAAGCGGCGCCAGGCACGCTCGGCATCGGGCCTGCAGGAATTGGCGAGCACGGAGGAGTCGCCGGCATGCAAGCCTCCGGCGCCCTCCGACTCCGCGCAGCCTGCTCCCGCCGTGCTGCCTGTCCTGGCGACGCCCGCCGCACAGACCGCACAGGCGCCGACGCCGCTGAAGCCCGAGGACGTGCAGCCGTCCGATTCGGCGAAGTAGCCGCGGACAAGGCGCTGATTCAGCACGGGCCCTCCTCATCGTGATTCGGTGAGGAGGGTTACCGCCTGCGAGATTCAGACGAAGTGGGCGACTTCCAGCGCGTAGCCTTTGGCGTCCATCTTCTCCAGCACATCGCGCAGCTTGGGTGAGATGAGCAACCGGCGCTCGGGCCTCAAGTCGCCGCGTCGACAGCCGAAGTACTTGTCGGTGAGGCACAGGTCGCTGCCATCATGGCTGGCGCGCTTCAGGTACAGCTCGGAGACCTGGTTGAGCCCCGCGATGTGACCCTTCGGGCAACGGTGCTCATTGCGCTCGTCGAGGTCGAAGGGGTGGTTTCCCGCCACCGTCCTCGCATCCAGCGTCAGGGGCTTCGAGGTGAACACGGGGCGGAACCACTCGGAGGACTGGGTGCTCTTGCGCCCGCTGTGGAAGACGGGACGGAACTCCGCTCCTCGCAGACCCTGTTCCTTGAAGGCCGCTACGAACCGGGAGGACACCACGACCTCGCCTGCGATGGTCTGAGCGATGTCCTTGTTCCTGGAGACGCGCTTCGTATTGAGGATGAGCTCGGTCTTCAGCGGTGCTCCCGCGCCACAGTGCGTGCACGCGGCCGACTCGTCGTACTCCGTGCCGAAATCGGTACCCGGCGGTTCGAAGTACGTGCGGATGATGAGGTTCAGCAACTCAGCGGATTCGAGCTCTTCCTCCGTGTACTTGCGATGGATGCGCCAGTAGGTGAAGAACGCATCACCCTTCTCTCGGTAGGAACGATCAATCCGGGCAATACGCTGCACCTGCTTGTCGTCGCTGGGCAGAACGACCTTGCGGAGGGTGTCTCCCAGCGGCACGCCCAGCTCCGACTCCAGATGCTGTTGAGCATCGTCCTCACCAATCCTGAACTCGATGGTCTCGCGCATGCTCAAGGAGTGATGCCAATGAGTTGGGGAATGGGGTATTGCGAGTAGACGCGGACCAGGATTTTTTGAAGATCTTGAGGGCTCGGGCTGCCGCTACCGTACGCTCTCTCGCGGCGAAACGCCTGGGTAATGGCCTTGTGGTACGCCGTGGGCAGCCGGTACGTCTGCCCGTTCTTCTGACCTCCCAGGTACCTGGGTATCAGGTGGTGGTTCTCGTAGCCCGAGCTGTTGGGATACTTCGCCTGCGCCTCCTTGAGCCGCTGGACGTAGGCCTGCCTCGCTTGAAGCACCACCGCCCGGTTCGCGGCCTGTTGCGCGCGAACCTGAGCTTGCAGCGGCGTCGGCCGTGCGGGCGCGAGCAGTGGCGGCTGGCGCACAGCCCTCGCGCCGCCTCCACGCCGCACCGGTGGCCGCACCGCCACGGCGCCATCGAGAGGATCCGTGCCAGCACCCCAGACAAGCTCTTCCCATCCTTCAGGGAGAATGGCACCGGATGGGCCTCCATCGTCATCCTCCGTGGCCTCCGCCACGAAGATGCCTCCCTCCACCGGCGCCACGTCACCGGCAGAGCGCTCCCGCACCGCTTCCGCCCCACCCGCACACGCGAGCAGGAGCACAACCACACAGACTGGGACGAACCGCATTCGACGCATTGGCACCGCTCCATCGCAGGAGTGACAGGGCCCAACCCAGCGCTCGCGCTTGAACTCCCGATGCAGTGCCATGGTCGGGATATGCCTGCAATGCTCCACGTCCATCAGACGAAGTGGGCGACCTCCAGCGCGTAGCCCTTGGCGTCGATTCCCTCCAGCACGTCACGCAGCCTGGGTGAGATGAGCAACCGGCGCTCGGGCCTCAAGTCGCCGCGTCGGCAGCCGAAGTACTTGTCGGTGAGGCACAGGTCACTGCCATCATGGCTGGCGCGCTTCAGGTACAGCTCGGAGACCTGGTTGAGCCCCGCGATGTGCCCCTTCGGACAGCGGTGCTCATTGCGCTCGTCGAGGTCGAAGGGGTGGTTTCCCGCCACCGTCCTCGCATCCAGCGTCAGGGGCTTCGAGGTGAACACGGGGCGGAACCACTCGGAGGACTGGGTGCTCTTGCGCCCGCTGTGGAAGACGGGACGGAACTCCGCTCCTCGCAGACCCTGTTCCTTGAAGGCCGCCACGAACCGGGAGGACACCACGACCTCGCCTGCGATGGTCTGAGCGATGTCCTTGTTCCTGGAGACGCGCTTCGTGTTCAGGATGAGCTCGGTCTTCAGGGGTGCTCCCGCGCCACAGTGCGTGCACGCGGCCGACTCGTCGTACTCTGTGCCGAAATCGGTACCCGGCGGTTCGAAGTACGTGCGGATGATGAGGTCCAGCAGCTCAGCGGATTCGAGCTCTTCCTCCGTGTACTTGCGATGGATGTGCCAGTAGGTGAAGAAGAGGTCTCCTCTCTTCTGTTGAGCACGTTCGATATCGCCAATCTCCTGCACGCGGCGGTCATCACCGGGCAGCACAACCTTCCTCAGACTTTCGTTGAGGAGAACCCCCAGGCCAGGTTCGAGGAACTTCCGGGCCCGCTCTTCCGCAATCCTGAATTCAAAGGTCTCGCGCATGATCAGGGAGTGATTCCGACGAGCTGAGGAATCGGGTACCGGGAGTAGACCCGCACGAGTATATCCGTCAGTTCCTGGGGATTGGGCTTGTAACGCTGGCCGTACCGCCACTCCTGGCGGAATGCCTGGGTAACGGCCTTGTGGTACGCTGTGGGCAACCGGTACGTCTGCCCGTCCTTCGGCCCCCCCAGGTACCTGGGTATCAGGTGGTGATTCTCGTAGCCCGAGCTGTTCGGATACTTCGCCTGCGCCTCCTTGAGCCGCTGGACGTAGGCCTGCCTCGCCTGGAGCACCACCGCCTGGTTCGCGGCCCGTTGCGCGCGAACCTGAGCTTGCAGCGGCGTCGGCCGTGCGGGCGCGAGCAGTGGCGGCTGGCGCACAGCCCTCGCGCCGCCTCCACGCCGCACCGGTGGCCGCACCGCCACGGCGCCATCGAGAGGATCCGTGCCAGCACCCCAGACAAGCTCTTCCCATCCTTCAGGGAGAATGGCACCGGATGGGCCTCCATCGTCATCCTCCGTGGCCTCCGCCACGAAGATGCCTCCCTCCACCGGCGCCACGTCACCGGCAGAGCGCTCCCGCACCGCTTCCGCCCCACCCGCACACGCGAGCAGGAGCACAACCACACAGACTGGGACGAACCGCATTCGACGCATTGGCACCGCTCCATCGCAGGAGTGACAGGGCCCAACCTGGCGCTCGCGCTTGAACTCCGGTCCCGATGCAGTGCGCCGCACTGTGCATTCCAGCACGCTTCCCACTTCCGAGAGCAGCACCGCGCCTCCGCGCCACTCGGCTGTCAGGCCCCACGCCACGCTCGCGTCCCTGCGAACCGACGGAATCCAGAGGTGCCACGGGGCTGTCCCCGGGCTCCCGGGTCTGGGCATGGGCGCTCTGCGCTCAGGTACCGGACAGGGTGTCCCCGGGTCCATTGCTCGCGGTGGCTCCCTCACATCGGGCCATCCGGCCGGGCCGCCGCGAGGCCCACATGAGCAGGCTCCACCGGTTGGGGCTTTCTCAGAACTAGCTCAATGGAAGAGCGCAAGACTGCCAATCTTGAGGTTGAAGGTTCGACTCCTTCGTTCTGACCCGATCTGAAAAATCGGTCATCCAAGGGGGTCCTGCCCGGAGCTGACGCGAACGCTGGCCCACCACTTCCACCCTCCCCCGCCGTGACGCCCGGCCGTCCGCCAGGGCGACAGGTCCACCCCGAGTTGTCAGCGGGAGCCCCTGCCGCCGTCCGTGGACAGGCCTGGCCCCCGAGCGCGGGAAGGCCCGAAGCGGAACGGGCACGCAGTCGGCGCTTCACGTCCGTGAAGGGTGGGGCTCTCACTTTTCAGTCGTACCCGGGGCTCGCGCGGCGACGCGCAATCACCGCCCCGGTCACAAAGCTCCCGCGAGCGGGAGAAGGGAGGTGCGCGATGAGCATCATGCGTGTGGATGTCGGGCAGAACGAGCGGGCCTTCGTCCTGGTGGACGAGCTTCCGGCGCGCTACCTCGTGCCCGGCCGGTACTGGCTGGTCTACCCCTTCCGCAAGGTGCGGCTGGTGCGCGTGAGCACCGAGCAGCCCCTCGCCAACCTCGACACGTCCCTGCTCGCCCTCGTGCCCGAGGCCGACCTCCAGGTGGTGGAGCTCGGCGCCGACGAGCGCGCCGTCCTCTTCCACAAGGGCCGTCCCGTGAAGTGGCTCGGCCGCGGTCAGCACCAGGTGTGGACGGTGGAGCGCATCCCCGGCCGCGCCCTCGTGCCCGCCGCGCCCTCCGTGCGCGTGGAGCGCGTGGACACGTCCGGCGTCGCCACGCTGCCGCTGCGGGACGACGTGCGCGCGCTGGTCCCCGCCAGCGACTACGTCGAGGCCATCGCCGCGGAGGGCAGCGTCGTGCTGCGCTACGTGGACGGTGCCCTGGACGCAGTGCTCCCCGCCGGCCGTCACGCGGCGTGGACGGTGGCCCGCAAGGTGTCCCTCGCGGTCATCGACCTGCGCGAGCGCCTGCTCCACGTCACGGGCCAGGAGGTGATGACGAAGGACCGCGTCACCCTGCGCCTCAACCTCTCCGCGGCCTTCCGCGTGGCGGACGCGCGCCGGCTCGCCGTGGTGGCACGCACGCCGGACGACATCCTCTACCT
Proteins encoded:
- the bla gene encoding subclass B1 metallo-beta-lactamase, giving the protein MVALPLPRLHLCALLLLGGACASTPERAAPAPEAAAAPRAQAEGPSEYTVAEDIHVRRLAPGVWLHTTLAGEDFGRYPANGLLIEDGEASLLVDMGWNARHAEQLLTWARETLRRPVRAAVVTHFHVDRTGGVPALVAQGLPVYGLEDTVKLAKERGMPVPPRTVSQDQALGPIEVFFPGAGHARDNLVVWHKDSGVLFGGCFVKDGAAKDLGNVADADVAAWPASLERTRQRFPEMQVVVPGHGQPGGPELLTHTRALLH
- a CDS encoding slipin family protein; translated protein: MSIMRVDVGQNERAFVLVDELPARYLVPGRYWLVYPFRKVRLVRVSTEQPLANLDTSLLALVPEADLQVVELGADERAVLFHKGRPVKWLGRGQHQVWTVERIPGRALVPAAPSVRVERVDTSGVATLPLRDDVRALVPASDYVEAIAAEGSVVLRYVDGALDAVLPAGRHAAWTVARKVSLAVIDLRERLLHVTGQEVMTKDRVTLRLNLSAAFRVADARRLAVVARTPDDILYLAMQLAAREAVAVRTLDELLASREAVAESLFTDVKDRAETVGLELLRFGIKDVVLPGEMKELLNKVIQAQKEAEANVILRREETAATRSMAQTAKVLAENPLLVRLKELEAYKDLASKVGQVHLVLGEGAVPTLQLKGS